A stretch of the Aegilops tauschii subsp. strangulata cultivar AL8/78 chromosome 4, Aet v6.0, whole genome shotgun sequence genome encodes the following:
- the LOC141021423 gene encoding cytochrome P450 98A1-like has product MDAASVLLPIVLALVAIPILLALLDWLRLPPGPCPWPVVGNLRQIKHVRCRCFQEWAEWYGPIFSVWFGSSLTVVVSTPELAKEVLKEHDQQLANRTRNRSTQRFSRNGQDLVWADYGPHYIKVRKLCNLELFTQKRLEALRPIREDEVTAMVASVHRAAIGPGNEGKPLVVRSHLAMVSFNNITRLVFGKRFMNANGDINEEGQEFKSIVNNGIKIGASLSIAEYVWYLRWLFPLNEELYKTHNERRDHLTKKIIEEHAKALKESGGKHHFVHALLTLREQYDLSDDTVFGLLWDIITTGMDTTVISVEWAMAELVRYPRVQKKLQEELDSVIGRDRVMSETDFQKLPYLLAVVKESLRLHPATPLMLPHKASASVKVGDYNIPKGADVTVNVWAIARNPDVWSNPLEYRPERFLEESIDIKGGDFRVLPFGAGRRVCPGAQLGINLVASMIGHLLHHFEWSLPEGTMPEDVDMMESPGIVTFMSTPLQAVAKPRLDKEELYNRVPVEM; this is encoded by the exons ATGGACGCGGCCTCGGTGCTTCTCCCCATCGTCCTGGCGCTGGTGGCGATCCCGATCTTGCTGGCGCTACTCGACTGGCTGCGCCTCCCGCCGGGCCCGTGCCCATGGCCGGTGGTGGGCAACCTACGCCAGATCAAGCACGTGCGGTGCCGCTGCTTCCAGGAGTGGGCGGAGTGGTACGGGCCAATCTTCTCCGTGTGGTTCGGCTCCTCCCTCACCGTCGTCGTCTCCACGCCGGAGCTGGCCAAGGAAGTGCTCAAGGAGCACGACCAGCAGCTCGCCAACCGCACCCGGAACCGCTCCACCCAGCGCTTCAGCCGCAACGGCCAGGACCTCGTCTGGGCCGACTACGGCCCGCACTACATCAAGGTGCGCAAGCTGTGCAATCTCGAGCTCTTCACACAGAAGCGGCTCGAGGCGCTGCGCCCCATCCGGGAGGACGAGGTCACTGCCATGGTCGCGTCTGTCCACCGCGCCGCCATCGGCCCCG GTAATGAAGGAAAGCCATTAGTTGTGAGGAGTCACCTTGCTATGGTGTCTTTCAACAATATAACACGGCTAGTTTTTGGGAAGCGGTTCATGAATGCAAATGGTGACATTAACGAAGAAGGGCAGGAGTTCAAGAGTATTGTCAACAACGGGATAAAAATAGGTGCATCTCTCTCTATTGCTGAATATGTTTGGTACTTGAGATGGCTGTTTCCACTTAATGAGGAGCTTTACAAGACCCACAATGAGAGAAGGGATCACCTGACCAAGAAGATCATAGAAGAGCATGCGAAGGCCCTTAAGGAAAGTGGTGGCAAGCATCATTTCGTGCATGCACTGTTGACTCTCAGAGAACAGTATGACCTTAGTGATGACACAGTTTTCGGACTTCTATGG GACATCATCACTACTGGCATGGATACAACAGTCATATCAGTCGAGTGGGCAATGGCAGAGCTGGTCAGGTATCCCAGGGTGCAGAAGAAGCTGCAAGAGGAGTTGGACAGTGTCATCGGCCGTGACCGCGTCATGTCCGAGACCGACTTCCAAAAACTGCCGTACTTGCTAGCCGTCGTCAAGGAGTCCCTCCGGTTGCACCCGGCAACGCCGCTCATGCTGCCCCACAAGGCCAGCGCAAGCGTCAAGGTCGGCGACTACAACATCCCAAAGGGCGCTGATGTCACGGTGAATGTGTGGGCGATCGCTCGCAATCCCGATGTGTGGAGCAACCCGCTGGAGTACAGGCCGGAGCGTTTCCTGGAGGAGAGCATTGACATCAAGGGTGGTGACTTCAGGGTGCTCCCCTTCGGCGCGGGCCGGAGGGTGTGTCCTGGTGCGCAGCTGGGAATCAACCTCGTGGCCTCCATGATCGGGCACCTTCTGCACCATTTCGAGTGGTCTCTGCCAGAAGGCACCATGCCGGAGGATGTTGACATGATGGAGTCCCCCGGAATCGTCACGTTCATGAGCACGCCGCTGCAGGCTGTCGCCAAGCCGCGCCTGGACAAGGAGGAGTTGTACAACAGGGTCCCGGTTGAGATGTGA
- the LOC109771149 gene encoding cytochrome P450 98A1-like: MDAASVLLPIVLALVAIPILLALLDWLRLPPGPCPWPVVGNLRQIKHVRCRCFQEWAEWYGPIFSVWFGSSLTVVVSTPELAKEVLKEHDQQLANRTRNRSTQRFSRNGQDLVWADYGPHYIKVRKLCNLELFTQKRLEALRPIREDEVTAMVASVHRAAIGPGNEGKPLVVRSHLAMVSFNNITRLVFGKRFMNANGDINEEGQEFKSIVNNGIKIGASLSIAEYVWYLRWLFPLNEELYKTHNERRDHLTKKIIEEHAKALKESGGKHHFVHALLTLREQYDLSDDTVFGLLWDIITTGMDTTVISVEWAMAELVRYPRVQKKLQEELDSVIGRDRVMSETDFQKLPYLLAVVKVGAYNIPKGADVTVNVWAIARNPDVWSNPLEYRPERFLEESIDIKGGDFRVLPFGAGRRVCPGAQLGINLVASMIGHLLHHFEWSLPEGTMPEDVDMMESPGIVTFMSTPLQAVAKPRLDKEELYNRVPVEM; encoded by the exons ATGGACGCGGCCTCGGTGCTTCTCCCCATCGTCCTGGCGCTGGTGGCGATCCCGATCTTGCTGGCGCTACTCGACTGGCTGCGCCTCCCGCCGGGCCCGTGCCCATGGCCGGTGGTGGGCAACCTACGCCAGATCAAGCACGTGCGGTGCCGCTGCTTCCAGGAGTGGGCGGAGTGGTACGGGCCAATCTTCTCCGTGTGGTTCGGCTCCTCCCTCACCGTCGTCGTCTCCACGCCGGAGCTGGCCAAGGAAGTGCTCAAGGAGCACGACCAGCAGCTCGCCAACCGCACCCGGAACCGCTCCACCCAGCGCTTCAGCCGCAACGGCCAGGACCTCGTCTGGGCCGACTACGGCCCGCACTACATCAAGGTGCGCAAGCTGTGCAATCTCGAGCTCTTCACACAGAAGCGGCTCGAGGCGCTGCGCCCCATCCGGGAGGACGAGGTCACTGCCATGGTCGCGTCTGTCCACCGCGCCGCCATCGGCCCCG GTAATGAAGGAAAGCCATTAGTTGTGAGGAGTCACCTTGCTATGGTGTCTTTCAACAATATAACACGGCTAGTTTTTGGGAAGCGGTTCATGAATGCAAATGGTGACATTAACGAAGAAGGGCAGGAGTTCAAGAGTATTGTCAACAACGGGATAAAAATAGGTGCATCTCTCTCTATTGCTGAATATGTTTGGTACTTGAGATGGCTGTTTCCACTTAATGAGGAGCTTTACAAGACCCACAATGAGAGAAGGGATCACCTGACCAAGAAGATCATAGAAGAGCATGCGAAGGCCCTTAAGGAAAGTGGTGGCAAGCATCATTTCGTGCATGCACTGTTGACTCTCAGAGAACAGTATGACCTTAGTGATGACACAGTTTTCGGACTTCTATGG GACATCATCACTACTGGCATGGATACAACAGTCATATCAGTCGAGTGGGCAATGGCAGAGCTGGTCAGGTATCCCAGGGTGCAGAAGAAGCTGCAAGAGGAGTTGGACAGTGTCATCGGCCGTGACCGCGTCATGTCCGAGACCGACTTCCAAAAACTGCCGTACTTGCTAGCCGTCGTCAAGGTCGGCGCCTACAACATCCCAAAGGGCGCTGATGTCACGGTGAATGTGTGGGCGATCGCTCGCAATCCCGATGTGTGGAGCAACCCGCTGGAGTACAGGCCGGAGCGTTTCCTGGAGGAGAGCATTGACATCAAGGGTGGTGACTTCAGGGTGCTCCCCTTCGGCGCGGGCCGGAGGGTGTGTCCTGGTGCGCAGCTGGGAATCAACCTCGTGGCCTCCATGATCGGGCACCTTCTGCACCATTTCGAGTGGTCTCTGCCAGAAGGCACCATGCCGGAGGATGTTGACATGATGGAGTCCCCCGGAATCGTCACGTTCATGAGCACGCCGCTGCAGGCTGTCGCCAAGCCGCGCCTGGACAAGGAGGAGTTGTACAACAGGGTCCCGGTTGAGATGTGA